Genomic DNA from Molothrus aeneus isolate 106 chromosome Z, BPBGC_Maene_1.0, whole genome shotgun sequence:
CATAGAGAGGAGAAGCCAAAAAATTGCCATTTTATGGTCCAGTACTGTCATGCCAAACCAACTATTTCTGCCACCAACTCCTTCTGTGCACAGGCAAAAATGCTTGAGTTGTGCTTCGGTTTGTATTTGGAGGAAGCACCAAGTGGAAGAACATCTGAATtaatctccctccctccctaaAGGGCTGTGCTAGAAGCAGATGCACATCACAAAATGCAAAGTGCTGAAGGCAGTTGCAGGGTTGGGGAATGTCTCAGGGCACATGGCAGGCAAAAACTAGCAACAGGGGCAATAAAAGGACTTGGTAATGGTGCCATGGGACAGTGGGTGTCACAGAACCCCtcaggttggaaaaaacctttaAGATCATAGAATCCAACTGttaatccagcactgccaaggccactaAGTCTGTCCCTCAGAGGAGAGGTGTTAACCCTGAGAGATAAGAGTAACAGCAAGCCTCATTCTATCCTAGACTGAACAGGACAGTGCTTGGCTAtagctggactcagtgatcttaaGGGTGTTTTTGAACCTAGATGATGGCATGATTCTATGATGGCAGCATGATGGAGACCTGTGGGGTGTTCAGCCCTCAGTGGCGGGCCCAGGTGAAGAGATGGCTTGTTGCTCTAGCAGAAACTCTGAAATGCTCCGAGCTCCCGAGCAAGGGCCGTGGGAAAGGCTGAGGTGTGCAGCCTGGCTGGAAGGCACAGAGACTGACCCAGGAGGATGAATGTGATGAAGACGTTCCATGATACCAGTGCTGAACtgcaaagtccctctccagaaGAGTGAAGTTTTAAAGAGCGCTGGTCATGTCCTATAGGATTTGGTTTGACCATGGTATTTCTATTAGGTTTTGACTACATTCCCCATTAAAAAAGACTCCTTAAGGaatgtttttccctttaatCATTTCTGTACTCTCTACTTCCCTCACCTCTGGACAACCTCATACCTGAGTTGTATTTTGGAAATATTCCCCTCAGCACTACCAGGTAGTGAGAAAAGGAGATGAATTCACTTGAGGAACACCATCCCCACAAGAGTTGGCAAGTTAACCATCACTTCTGTATGAAGAGGCAGGGATGCTCAGTAAACAGCACCATTCAAGTTCTCTTTCTATGGCCTAGAACCAGAGTGGCAGCATGTTTTTTAGGCAGAGGGGACAAGCACAGCTTTAAAAGTTGTCAACACCATCAAGTAAATAAGCCTGGGAATCTTGTGTGCCTGCTCTTTCACTCACACTGTGGCTGGTATCAAGTTTTGCACTGCACAGAGTAAATCTCCAGGATGTTAAAGAAATCTCCTGCTAATTAAGACTTCTTAAAGACTCTGCTCACTTCACATAGATTTCAGATAGGGGATCCGTCTGTTGTGGtgcagctcaggctctgctttgTGACTCAGGAATTCTCATGGGAAGCTCAGAACTGccctcattttttcctttcctaggCTACAAAGCGGGTGATGACCCCAAGCAGGTGGTCCTTCCTCCTGAAAGGCCAGGAAAACACAAGAATTGTGCCTGTGGCAAAAGATTTCAACACCAAGAAAAATGCCAGCCCATCCTTTGCATATGCTGCAGTTGGTGAGAGGACATGTTTCCTAATTCCAGAAGTGATTCTgcgttcaaaaaaaaaaaaaccaacaaaacaatcTGCTGGTGAGCTGGGAGCTCAGACCAACAACCTAATGTAACAGGTTTCCTAACTTTTGCAGCACCATCTGCTCCTGACCTGGGACCATGTCTAGCTCAAACTGGGCAGATAGGGGGTGAACAGTAGTTTCCTCTCATGGGCATCTTTCAGCTGAAGCTCTTCATAACTCTGCTGTTGCTGAAAATTCCTCTCAAGTCTGACCCTACCACACTGATGACTTCAGCATTAATGAGTTTCTCCCACAAGCACCCAGAGACACAGTGTCAAGAGAATATCAAGAGTCAAGCACTCTTAAAATGTGCTGTCTTCAACTAGCTTTTCCAGCACTGTTGTTCAGTATGTCTCTAGTCCTGACTCATGCAGGATTCATTTCTTCTCAGCTGAACAAAGTTTAAGATTTTTGGAAAGAGATGGTTTGCACAGGGATTAAATACAGGCTGAAGTCAGAATACGTGACAGAACTGAAGTCACAAGCATGGTTGGTATTCCTGGGCAATGAGCAAGTCCTTGAAGTGCATGAGTGGATTGCAGATCGAACCTGATGTGTTTGGTGGTAATTTAATGTGGCGCTAAGGGTAGATTGCATTGGCTATGTGACACAACAGCTCTAGCTAGTACTGACTCACAGCGAGATGTCAGCTACTTGTCCCTTTTGCAAGTGAATGAATTGTGTCATGCTAGTCCTGGCTAGCCTTGCCATAAGAAAGGATGCCCTGGTCCGTCCCCATTCCTGTGCCCCAGTTATAATATTGTTTTGGTTATGCAAATGAAACAGGTTTAGTGAATGAATTAAGAACTGACTTCCTCTCATTGGTAAAACACTTTGATACCTCCAACTTGCCCTAATCTTTCAAATGGATTGGTTTCAGTGGGCAGGATTACCTGAAGTCCCATCTGACCTTTCCCATTCTGGAAAAAGACACTTTACAAAATATCCCCAGTGCCTAAACAAACCAAGGAGGTATCTCTGGACCCCTCTGCATTCGCTCTCCAGACCagtcagctctgccaggcactgcctggcacaTTGAGCAACTTCTCTTTTGTTTTACCATAGTTTAAAATAAGTTATCAACCAAtcataaaatgaattttttggTTTCTCCTGGCTCCATGAACACAAAGAGGTGCACGTCCTACCATAGGAGGAAGCAATGGCTGTTAAGTTTTACAGTTATAGTGGAAAGCACTGATCACAGCCTGCCGGCCTCACTACTGGATGTGACAGGCAGTGGAGGAGGTGGCTTGGCAACACATGCAGGTGGGGTTGACAGATTTAGGGGGGATTAGGTCGAGGTCCTCGTCATCCGGGATCTCATCTAACCGGTACCCATCCTTTAGCAGCTGGATGTTCAAGTCTTGGTTGATCTGCTACAGACAAAGAGACAAACAGTCAAACACTTGGGAGTTCTTACTTCTGGTGGTCAGAAGATGAAGGATTCATCCATCATTCCCTTATTTGGGAATGTATTTCCCCATCATTAACAACTGCCCTACAGTCCTAGATTTGACCTCAGTGAGGGGAGGGTACTAGCTTCTCCAGAGTAGGAATATCTAGAGTGAGATACGCTATTTTGCAATGGAATAATTTTTCCCTAAGGACAAGCCCTCAGTTAAAGTAATACAATAATATTATTTACTAGCAGATGGGCAGTCCCCCCTCTCAGTCTGGGGCACACTATAGCAGTGAAAAGATGGTAAAGTTTGGCTCTGTGATCTCAGGTTCAAGTGCTGTCTAACTGGATCTATATAAACAACACTTAGGGCACAGAAACAGCTCAGATCATCTGACATGGTCAGTGCTCTTGGCTGTTTCCCAGGGTTTCAGAGCTATTTTATCCAAGGAAGAGATACAAGGGGCAAGAGTTCTGAGCAGTTTGTGGGCAGAATGGCTGCTCAGCCCTTGGATACAAAATCCTGCAGAAGCAGTAGCCAGAGGCTTCTTACAAGAGGCTGAGCAATATATTCATGAGAGAGTACAAGAATTTACTCAGAAACAATGCAGAGGGACTAACAAGCCTGaacttcctgccttttctctttGAAAGGGCAAGAGTTCATATCTGCAAGTCCTCCCTGGAATTTCTGCTTGCTCCAAGTAAACACACACTGGGTGACCCTGACCACTCCCGTAACTGGAAATCACAGCACACCCTCAGATCCTGTATTTGTGTCCTTGGCATGCATACAGTTGCTGAGCTGCCATGGCAGTCAAGATGATGCTTTTGCACCTCATGGGTCACTGCAGGACTAGGCAGAATGAAGGAAAGTTTGAGTGAAAACAAAGGTAGCTGTGAAAACTGTTGATGGGCAGATCTCTGTGTCATCACCAGGGAAGAAAGCAACGTGACACAGTTTCTGCCATGGCCCCTTCCAGACTCACGGAGTCTATACCACTACTAAATTTGTTGTGTGGCCATTTCTGCCTGTGCAAGGACTCTATAAGCTATTTCTGGCTGCTCTGTTACTTGTATTCATGGCAAGGATGGCAGGAGAGAGTATAACTCACCTCAGCTGATGAGTATCCCGAGGAGGAATATCTGGACATATCGAAGTCATCATCACTGCAGGGAAGTACAAGTACAGTGAAGAAGGAATTAGTTAGATGAGACCTGTACTCCCCACTTAGTTCTATCTTTCTTGTGCCATGAAACTGTTCTTGAGGCACAGAGAAGTTACATCAAGGGAGCCTGTAGAGCAGCTTTCATCTGTGACCCTCAGATCTCTCCATCACAGTGCTCTTTTCTCACAGCTCTTCTCCCTTGTTCTTACACAGAGACCCACCATGGCACAGGTCAGAGGGAACAGTGGAGGGAAGAATGTGAGTGCTGCCCTCTGGCATGAAAACCCACTTAAGCTGTCATGTATATCATGTTTTTAACCTCTTGCATACCTGTCTGTATCCAGGGCTACCAGGGGCTTTTCATCTGGACTCTGGTCTAGCGACGAGTAGCCCTTGTTGGGAACGACGAGcctgaaataattaaatgttGTCCATTAACCACACAGTAAACCTCAGAACCACACACTGCCTAGGGTAAAGCTGTATGATAGTTAGCTTTCCCCATTCCACTTCTTTGCAAGCCCCCACTTATTGGTGAAGATGTTTAAATGGGTGCAATTCAGAGGGAGCAAGATGAGTCTCTGGGTAGCCTACAGTGGTTTCACAGGGATTAACACTGGGCATGCCCTAGGAACATACCCTttcctggaaggaaaaaaaaaaccattggGACATTCTGTACTTCATTCTGGTAAACCTGTTTGGCTAGCACTGCCTGTCATATCAGATTGcttatttttttgttgcttgtttttttcctggcaagGGTACCTGACACCAGCAGTAAGTACATAGGAGAAGGAGGCTAGGGGAAGCCAGAGGCTAGAGTGATCCCAATATTCTGCTGTTGGACATCAGGGATATTATGTGGTGCCTCTTTCTGAATCCCTATCCAGGCCTCTGGCAACACAACACCTCTGAGGTCTCAGTACTAGATTTAGTAATATTAGAAACCCAAGCTGGTGTGCCCAGCATAAGAAACCAGTCAGaccagcattttttaaattccatttttttgcAATGACTTTCAGTTAATCAGAAATTTTACAAAGGCTGAGGATGACTCTGCACCTTTAACTGTCTGGGAGAGTTTGTGAAATGGAGTGCAGGCTTCAGAACTTCTAGGATAAGGAAAATGTGTTAATACAATGATATCTTGTTCACAATGGAGTCCTTTCatccaaaaaaaagcaaaaataatttggttCACAATTAAAAGAAGATTAACTAAACCCAGCAAATGGAGTAGAATTCTTTGTTCAGCAAGTAAGAACCATAGGAGTGACAAAAATCTTTTTTGATAAGTTAAGTCAGGTTTTCTCCAAAGTGGTCATTAACAACATGATACACAATGATGCTCCACTAAGAGTTtaagaaatataaatctaaATATGATAATCCATCTCATCCATGCTCCAGCTACTCTCTAACTAcctgaaatgtttttctgcttctgaacaGATAATTGCAGCAAGCCATTAACAATTTTAGAAATAAGAAGTCCTGGCAAGCACAGTCAGTGCTCAGGCTCAGGAAGAGTAAGAGTAAGTAATATATCAAATCCTATAACAAAGCAGATATATAGGTTCACAATTAGTTATATTTTCTTACTGTGTTCACTGAcacataaattaaataaattaatttaaaacctGACACAGAATTTCCAAACTGCTGCACCAGGGGGACTGGAGAAAATGGGATCCACTTGCAAAATTCAGTAGCCCTTCTCACAGAAGCAGGACTGTCCTTCTGCTCCTGAGGTATGAAGACAGGAAGTCAAGAAACAAAGATGTCTGGAACTGAAGCTGAGATTTGGCAGCACAAGTTTGCCCATACAGATATCAGAAGTACTGACTCCCACTTTCACTCTCCAGTTTTCCAGTCCCTGCTCCATATATACTCACTGACAGTTGTTATTAAATCATCAGTGAACAAAGCACTCTCAGGTGATCTAGGAGGAGAACACTGTGGTGATATTTACTTGATGAAAAAACCCCCACTACATCTTCTTCTTGATAAGTgtcttttttcttaataataaaaaactttaATTTAACTGCCCAGACAAAAATTGTTATAGTGTCTCTGCCCCTGATTTAAGTATTTCCCTCACATCCTGATTGTCCTTATCTTCACTTCCCACTGTCCTTGGAATAAAGTCAGGTAGTGGTGGTAGCTGCTTTtgtctgcagctgccctggtaTAAGCTTCTTTGTCTTTGTGTTTTTGCTCACTTGAAGCCACACAGGTTGGACCATAATGTCCAAGTTTAGGTTACCCTGAGTAGACTGTAGCACCCAGCTGTGTTCAAGTGGTGTGGATGGTGTTGTGGGCTCTGTCTACACTCATAGGAAGAGCATCACCCCTACCTCGTTTCacatttaatttgattttaggGAGACTGAGAGTGTTATGGATCCAATTACTCTCATCTGTAAGGCTGGCTGCACCCTTGTCCCAGAAGAGGACTGAATGGTGAAGGCAACCTTGTACTAGAGGCTGGATGTCAGAAATCCACAGGGATAATACAAAATAACAGAGGCTTTGGGGAAGAAAGGAGGAGGTGGAGTAGAGAGTAGGAGAGGCAAAGtacaaaggaaaacatttgaTGAGAAGAGCAGAACTGtcaaaaagggggaaatggtTTTAGCTTAATTCTCCTGCAGAGACCTGAGGAAGCCGACAGTTCagacttaaaaaataatctggaaATTTTGCAGTGTGTCCTCCTGGAATATATCCCATTATATTGTTACCCTGTGAAAACCTGCTTGAACAGGCTTGTGGCATTTCTGCCTTGCTGGTGTTGCCCTGTCAGTGGCAAGACAGACTGAAGCATGTAGAGGTGCCCAGATGTCCCTAAGTGAAATAAAACTGAGCTGGCAGTTTGAAATCTTTTGTCAATAGGTGtcactgctcctctccttccatTGGCAGCTTGGAAACAACAATCTCTCCATGGAAAATTTGCTCTTGTTACAGGTAGATACTTTTATTTATCCCACCTTCTCTCCTTTATTATCTTCCTCCACTAATTTCAGTGTTTCTAAACCTCTCAAGCAGCAAATCTGCTACCATTCCTCTCAGAATGCTAGCTTGCAGCCTACtgccaaaagaaaacaagtttttcCAGAATGTATTTGGAAGATAAGGAGGACCAGTGGGCATGGAAAACCCAGCTGAGCACAGTTCCTGAATTTTTTGCTGCCATGAAGGATCTGGCTCTTTTATATGGCTTCAACACCTGAACACAGAGAGGAAGCAATGCAGCATATTCCCCATATGTATTTCAGGGGCTTACAACTAAAAGTTGGCAAGGTCCTGTCAGGATTTATGACTAATATTTTGGGTCTGGGGAATTAGTGTGAACAAGAAATCTCATCTTTCAGATGCATTTCATATAGAGAGGCTCTGACCTGCAGATCCTATTCTACTTAATATATGGTAATCCAGGTAACTTTCCCATTCACCAGTAAACATCCAGCATtccccagattcctccatcatTTTAAGTGAGGTCCTCCACTAAAACCTGCCACCTTTCTAGCAGCATGCAAAGCATGCAATCCTGTGGGCTCATGGGGTTTCCTCCCTTCTGAACATAGGTAAGTAATACATTGGTGTACTGAAGTCTGCAcggacaaaaaataaaaatactctaaaagaaaatatttagctCATAAGTATAAATGTCTTTGTTTACAGCACATTGTAGTACTGCCTAATGCTCTCTGACAGAGCTCTTCCAAAGCACCTCCAGCAAAGTGTGACTGTGCTGTTCCAAGGGTAGAGAAGGTGTATAGAAAATCACACAGAGACTGATTATTTACAAGCCTTCATTATCTGTCAGTAGCAGAACAGGTCACCATCAAAAAGGAGCAATGGAACTTACAGTGACAAAGGCAACCAAGGCAGAATTAAGCACTAAACTAGTCCATGTTTCATGAAGaagcacagctcctctcccactGGCAGGATTAGGTCTCAGTACTAACTCAGTACTAAATTACTCAGATCCTGCAGGATGGCTCTATCAATCCCTTGATTTTAACCTGGCTGGGCTGCCTCTGCCTTCTATAGGCTGCACTACCCCTGGTCCTGGGCTCAAGTGTCCTTGCATcttcccaggggctgggatgcAATACAGCACAGAGCATTTGGGCCTGCCAGCTCCAGGAAGGGCCATCACTGCTCTTGCAGTGTGGCTGGCAGCAGGCAAATGCAATGAACACTGTCCCTGACCACCCCAGGAC
This window encodes:
- the FAM219A gene encoding protein FAM219A isoform X1, giving the protein MMEEIDRFQVPAVRAEMQPLDPTAAAISDRDCDTREGETVAMNYKPSPLQVKLEKQRELARKGSLKNGNMGSPVNQQPKKNNVMARTRLVVPNKGYSSLDQSPDEKPLVALDTDSDDDFDMSRYSSSGYSSAEQINQDLNIQLLKDGYRLDEIPDDEDLDLIPPKSVNPTCMCCQATSSTACHIQ
- the FAM219A gene encoding protein FAM219A isoform X2, with the protein product MMEEIDRFQVPAVRAEMQPLDPTAAAISDRDCDTREGETVAMNYKPSPLQVKLEKQRELARKGSLKNGNMGSPVNQQPKKNNVMARTRLVVPNKGYSSLDQSPDEKPLVALDTDSDDDFDMSRYSSSGYSSAEINQDLNIQLLKDGYRLDEIPDDEDLDLIPPKSVNPTCMCCQATSSTACHIQ